A single Rhodomicrobium lacus DNA region contains:
- a CDS encoding methyl-accepting chemotaxis protein yields the protein MSRLHFGSKLGLAGLLFVVPLATLSFELYNELDRDLQFNKQEQIGLELIVPARRLLQAAQDYGIANPLALGGQEEAKKKEAKSRETVDEMLELLTCKLATIQSFQRTKETLSILKQNWKTVKNASTLTIIDSGSGSLIDFTNKIHDFIAFIADDSKLTLDPEADAYYLILTTTSGIPALTSNVIRLEYEGEAVLSRKDSSASERVRLSVLSEIVSRDFEASRQNLDKAIAANPGIAETIKARSDQARVATAYFLKREVGALLRGDFSTERDEFAKRSSNAIEKLYALMDFSLDTLDGILASRGSKAERNMQFVFLVSGAALFIVLYIFIGTLLSVLRSLKAIENGANRLAHGDLAEPVESHSKDELRKVSDAVNSVMTTLQKFSAAQIDMAHAHNSEGRISVRLRAHEFAGTYGEIAQNVNEMVRGQIDLTMSIAKLVEEYADGDFSKHIPPQPGERKAITDAIDKVRDVLEAGASAARYNARVKAALDNVGVPVRIADIEGRVIYVNKAFAAMLKRHEAALQRQYPGFDAGKVVGSVEIFGKNDTAWTSAYSQQETALRRVFGGRNFDVVISPVLDEHGERLGTAAQWNDITDQLIAEREIAALVDAAAAGDYTKRAAEAGKSGFLLEMSQGLNAILGTSERALNDIDRLLKALAAGDLTQKIDSHFEGVFADLKDNSNRTVDQLRVIIAQIRAASGTIQNAASEIATANDDLSRRTENQASNLEETASSIEGIASTVKQNANNAQEANKIAAEASKCALQGGQLVSQVVATMNDITASNREIADITTIIDAIAFQTNLLALNAAVEAARAGEQGRGFAVVASEVRSLAQRVSEAAKDIKAVIANSVGKVDEGAKLVENAGRAMDEIVGQVQRVNSIIGGIAMASKEQSESVQQVNVAITQIDRITQQNAALVEEATASARSLEEQAHELVDAVAFFRIAEERRSSRSEPPASPDVAERAKDSALH from the coding sequence ATGAGCAGACTTCATTTTGGATCGAAGTTGGGACTCGCAGGGCTTCTGTTTGTCGTGCCTTTGGCGACACTCTCATTTGAACTGTATAACGAACTCGACAGAGATCTGCAGTTCAACAAGCAAGAGCAGATCGGACTTGAACTGATCGTGCCGGCAAGGCGCTTGCTACAGGCGGCGCAGGACTACGGTATCGCCAACCCTCTCGCCCTCGGCGGTCAGGAGGAGGCCAAAAAGAAAGAGGCAAAATCCCGGGAAACCGTCGATGAAATGCTGGAACTTTTGACGTGCAAGCTCGCCACCATCCAGTCATTTCAAAGGACGAAGGAAACTTTGTCTATCCTGAAGCAGAACTGGAAGACAGTGAAGAATGCGTCCACTTTAACGATTATAGATAGCGGCAGCGGAAGTCTCATCGATTTCACGAATAAGATCCATGATTTCATTGCCTTTATCGCCGACGACAGCAAGTTGACGTTGGACCCGGAAGCGGATGCTTACTATCTCATCTTGACGACCACCTCAGGCATTCCGGCGCTCACCAGCAATGTGATCCGTCTTGAATATGAAGGCGAAGCCGTGCTTTCGAGGAAGGATAGCTCAGCATCGGAGCGTGTCCGGCTGAGCGTGCTGTCGGAAATCGTAAGCCGCGATTTCGAAGCGTCGAGGCAAAATCTCGATAAGGCCATCGCGGCCAATCCAGGCATTGCGGAAACAATAAAAGCCCGGAGCGACCAGGCAAGAGTTGCAACGGCTTATTTCCTTAAAAGAGAGGTAGGCGCTCTCTTGCGCGGTGACTTCAGCACCGAACGAGATGAATTCGCCAAGCGCTCATCCAACGCCATCGAAAAGCTTTACGCGCTCATGGATTTTTCGCTCGATACGCTCGACGGCATCCTGGCAAGCCGCGGCAGTAAAGCCGAACGAAACATGCAGTTTGTATTCCTCGTGAGTGGTGCCGCGCTTTTCATTGTTCTCTATATTTTTATCGGCACGCTTCTGTCCGTTCTTCGTTCATTGAAAGCGATCGAAAACGGCGCGAACAGGCTCGCTCATGGCGACCTTGCCGAGCCTGTCGAAAGTCACTCGAAGGATGAGCTGCGGAAGGTCAGCGATGCCGTCAACAGCGTGATGACGACGTTGCAAAAATTCTCCGCCGCGCAGATCGACATGGCGCACGCCCATAATTCGGAAGGGCGTATTTCCGTGCGCCTTCGCGCGCATGAATTTGCGGGAACCTATGGCGAGATCGCCCAGAATGTAAACGAGATGGTGCGTGGGCAGATCGATCTGACGATGAGCATCGCCAAACTCGTCGAGGAATACGCCGACGGCGATTTCTCGAAGCACATCCCGCCCCAGCCGGGTGAGCGAAAGGCCATTACCGACGCTATCGATAAAGTTCGCGACGTGCTTGAAGCCGGTGCCAGCGCCGCGCGCTACAATGCGCGCGTCAAGGCTGCGCTCGACAATGTTGGCGTCCCCGTTCGCATCGCCGATATCGAAGGCCGGGTCATTTACGTGAACAAGGCCTTCGCGGCGATGCTCAAAAGGCACGAAGCGGCCCTCCAGCGGCAATATCCCGGCTTCGATGCGGGCAAGGTCGTGGGGAGCGTTGAGATATTCGGCAAAAATGACACCGCGTGGACCTCGGCATATTCGCAGCAAGAGACCGCGCTGCGCAGAGTGTTCGGCGGGCGAAACTTCGATGTTGTCATCAGTCCGGTCCTCGACGAGCACGGCGAACGGCTCGGGACGGCCGCGCAATGGAACGATATAACCGACCAACTGATCGCTGAGAGAGAGATAGCGGCTCTTGTCGATGCCGCCGCCGCGGGCGACTATACGAAACGCGCGGCAGAAGCCGGGAAGTCCGGTTTCCTCCTCGAAATGTCACAAGGTCTCAATGCGATCCTCGGCACGAGCGAGCGTGCTCTCAATGACATCGACCGCCTTTTGAAAGCTCTGGCGGCCGGCGACCTCACGCAGAAGATCGATAGTCATTTCGAGGGCGTGTTTGCCGATTTGAAAGACAACTCGAACAGGACGGTCGATCAGTTGCGCGTTATCATCGCGCAGATCCGAGCTGCGTCCGGCACGATCCAGAACGCCGCGAGCGAGATCGCGACTGCGAACGATGATCTTTCGAGACGCACGGAAAATCAGGCGTCAAACCTTGAGGAAACAGCGAGCAGCATCGAGGGAATCGCCTCCACGGTGAAGCAAAACGCCAACAACGCGCAGGAAGCCAATAAAATCGCCGCCGAGGCATCCAAATGCGCACTTCAAGGTGGACAACTGGTGTCCCAGGTCGTGGCGACCATGAATGACATCACCGCAAGCAATCGTGAGATCGCGGACATCACCACCATCATCGATGCCATCGCTTTCCAGACGAACCTTCTGGCGTTGAATGCGGCGGTCGAGGCTGCGCGTGCAGGCGAGCAGGGCCGAGGTTTCGCCGTGGTGGCTTCGGAAGTGCGCAGTCTTGCCCAGCGCGTGTCTGAAGCCGCCAAGGATATCAAGGCTGTCATTGCGAACTCTGTCGGGAAGGTCGACGAAGGGGCCAAACTCGTGGAAAACGCCGGCAGGGCGATGGATGAGATTGTCGGCCAGGTGCAGCGCGTCAATTCGATCATCGGCGGTATCGCGATGGCCAGCAAGGAGCAGAGCGAGAGCGTGCAGCAAGTGAATGTGGCAATCACCCAGATCGACCGAATCACACAGCAAAATGCCGCGCTTGTAGAAGAAGCGACGGCGTCGGCGAGAAGTCTGGAGGAGCAGGCCCACGAACTTGTCGACGCGGTCGCATTTTTCAGGATCGCGGAGGAACGCCGTTCCTCAAGGAGCGAGCCACCCGCCTCGCCCGATGTCGCGGAACGGGCAAAAGACTCCGCGCTGCATTGA
- a CDS encoding S-(hydroxymethyl)glutathione dehydrogenase/class III alcohol dehydrogenase — protein sequence MKTRAAVAFEPKKPLEIVDVDLEGPKAGEVLVEIMATGVCHTDAYTLDGFDSEGIFPSILGHEGAGVVREVGAGVTSVKPGDHVIPLYTPECRQCKSCLSRKTNLCTHIRATQGKGLMPDGTSRFSYKGRTIFHYMGCSTFSNFAVLPEIAVAKIREDAPFDTSCYIGCGVTTGVGSVIFSAKVEPGANCVVFGLGGIGLNVIQGLRMVGADKIVGVDINPSKEEWGRRFGMTHFVNPKDVGDVVAHLVNLTGGGADYSFDCTGNTTVMRQALECCHRGWGTSIIIGVAEAGKEISTRPFQLVTGRVWKGSAFGGARGRTDVPKIVDWYMEKKIEIDPMITHRMPLEKINDAFDLMHKGESIRSVIVY from the coding sequence TTGAAAACACGCGCAGCAGTGGCATTCGAGCCGAAGAAGCCGCTCGAAATCGTGGATGTGGACCTCGAAGGCCCGAAGGCGGGCGAAGTTCTGGTCGAGATCATGGCGACGGGCGTCTGCCATACCGATGCCTACACGCTGGATGGCTTCGACAGCGAGGGCATCTTTCCGTCGATCCTCGGCCATGAGGGGGCGGGCGTGGTGCGCGAGGTCGGCGCGGGCGTTACCAGCGTGAAGCCCGGCGATCACGTCATCCCGCTCTACACGCCGGAATGCCGCCAGTGCAAATCCTGCCTCAGCCGCAAGACGAATCTCTGCACGCATATCCGCGCCACACAGGGCAAGGGCCTGATGCCGGACGGCACGAGCCGCTTCTCCTACAAGGGGCGGACGATTTTTCACTACATGGGATGTTCGACGTTCTCGAACTTCGCGGTGCTGCCGGAAATCGCGGTGGCCAAGATCCGCGAGGACGCGCCGTTCGACACCTCATGCTACATCGGCTGCGGCGTCACGACGGGCGTCGGCTCGGTGATCTTCTCCGCGAAGGTGGAGCCTGGCGCGAATTGCGTTGTATTCGGCCTCGGCGGCATTGGCCTAAACGTGATCCAGGGCCTGCGCATGGTGGGCGCGGACAAGATCGTGGGCGTCGATATCAATCCGTCCAAGGAGGAATGGGGCCGCCGCTTCGGCATGACGCATTTCGTCAACCCGAAGGATGTGGGCGACGTGGTGGCTCATCTCGTGAATCTCACGGGCGGCGGCGCGGATTACAGCTTCGACTGTACCGGCAATACCACCGTGATGCGGCAGGCGCTCGAATGCTGCCATCGCGGCTGGGGCACCAGCATCATCATCGGCGTGGCGGAAGCGGGCAAGGAAATCTCCACGCGGCCCTTCCAGCTCGTCACGGGCCGAGTGTGGAAGGGTTCGGCGTTCGGCGGCGCGCGCGGCCGCACCGACGTGCCGAAAATCGTAGACTGGTACATGGAAAAGAAGATCGAGATCGATCCGATGATCACGCACAGGATGCCGCTGGAGAAGATCAACGACGCATTCGATCTGATGCACAAGGGCGAGAGCATCCGCTCGGTGATCGTCTACTGA
- a CDS encoding L,D-transpeptidase: MGKVSVAVASVVACSVSFSVAQADVEVRISKSRQMMYVYVDGEHYYSWPVSTARGGYNTPNGVYSPQRLAVFHRSSKYNNSPMPYSIFFHGGYAIHGSYDIGNLGRPVSHGCIRLHPEDARELFGLVSDSDYTRIVVTY, translated from the coding sequence ATGGGCAAGGTTTCCGTCGCCGTTGCGAGCGTTGTCGCTTGCAGCGTATCCTTTTCTGTTGCGCAGGCCGATGTGGAAGTCCGCATCAGCAAATCGCGTCAGATGATGTATGTCTATGTCGACGGCGAACATTACTACTCATGGCCAGTCTCGACCGCGCGCGGAGGCTACAACACCCCGAACGGCGTCTATAGCCCGCAGCGGCTCGCCGTGTTCCATCGGTCGAGCAAGTACAACAATTCGCCGATGCCCTACTCGATCTTTTTCCATGGCGGCTACGCGATCCACGGCTCCTACGACATCGGCAATCTCGGACGCCCGGTCTCGCATGGCTGCATCCGGCTGCATCCCGAGGACGCGCGTGAGCTTTTCGGCCTCGTCAGCGACAGCGACTATACGCGCATCGTCGTGACGTATTAG
- a CDS encoding metallophosphoesterase produces MITRRRLLTLAAGTVGTGLLGATNAVAMEPRYRLAVTDWDIEHPSWPAPAPPLRIGVMTDIHAVEPWMPARRIGDIAARLGALKPDMIVLLGDYVNALRPRFVSRSVPVREWVAALAELSAPLGVHAVLGNHDWLSGEAPSIRRAFEKAGFDLLENRAVKLSHRGTPFWIAGVVDQIVSPTAGIRDLEGTLDAVTGDDPLIMLCHEPDIFRVAPKRVALTLAGHTHGGQVYIPFVGRPGLPPQYSGDNADLAYGHIEEAGRHLVVSSGLGLSHMPVRFLVPPEIVMINLRGVGTSGLNIPLTSEA; encoded by the coding sequence ATGATCACACGCCGCCGCCTTCTCACCCTTGCCGCCGGGACCGTCGGCACGGGCCTCCTCGGTGCGACGAACGCGGTCGCCATGGAGCCGCGTTATCGGCTGGCCGTGACCGACTGGGATATCGAGCACCCGTCCTGGCCCGCTCCGGCGCCTCCGCTTCGCATCGGCGTCATGACCGACATCCATGCGGTTGAACCGTGGATGCCCGCGCGGCGCATCGGCGACATCGCGGCGCGGCTTGGTGCGCTGAAGCCGGACATGATCGTGTTGCTCGGCGATTACGTGAACGCGCTGCGCCCCCGCTTCGTATCGCGGTCGGTTCCGGTCAGGGAATGGGTTGCGGCGCTTGCAGAGCTTTCGGCGCCGCTCGGGGTGCATGCGGTGCTCGGCAATCATGACTGGCTCTCTGGCGAAGCGCCGTCGATCCGGCGCGCCTTTGAAAAGGCGGGGTTCGACCTCCTCGAAAACCGGGCCGTGAAGCTGTCGCATCGTGGCACCCCGTTCTGGATTGCCGGGGTCGTCGATCAGATCGTGTCGCCGACAGCGGGGATTCGGGATCTCGAAGGCACGCTCGATGCCGTGACCGGCGACGACCCGCTCATCATGCTGTGCCACGAACCCGACATTTTCCGCGTGGCCCCGAAGCGGGTCGCGCTGACGCTCGCCGGGCACACGCATGGTGGACAGGTTTATATCCCGTTCGTCGGCCGCCCCGGACTCCCGCCGCAATACAGCGGAGACAATGCGGATCTGGCTTATGGTCATATCGAGGAGGCCGGGAGGCATCTGGTCGTATCGAGCGGTCTCGGCCTGTCCCATATGCCGGTGCGCTTCCTCGTGCCGCCGGAAATCGTGATGATCAATCTTCGCGGCGTGGGAACTTCCGGCCTCAATATTCCTTTAACAAGCGAAGCGTAA